One genomic window of Candidatus Thermoplasmatota archaeon includes the following:
- a CDS encoding ribbon-helix-helix domain-containing protein, producing METQRVTVRLPVHQIRAIDTFIRLGEFASRSEAVRSAVSHLIEEITERVYEKAETLKKIQQLEAYTTQLEKFREK from the coding sequence ATGGAAACACAGAGGGTGACAGTAAGACTGCCCGTGCATCAAATAAGGGCCATAGACACGTTTATTCGTTTGGGGGAGTTTGCATCCCGTTCCGAGGCAGTCAGATCTGCTGTGTCGCACCTTATTGAGGAAATAACAGAACGAGTGTATGAAAAAGCGGAGACCCTCAAAAAAATTCAGCAACTGGAAGCGTATACAACCCAATTAGAAAAATTTAGAGAAAAATAG